The genomic window CTAATATTTGCTCATTTATATAGGTGGCTGCTTCCGGATCGATAAACGTAAAAATAACAATTCCTAAGACTGTAGAAATAATTGATCCGATTAAGACGGTAATAAAATAAGAAGTAAAAGCGTCTTTAAAACTAATAAAACCATTTAATAATGTTCTAGATTTTATAGCTGAAATAACGCCGAAAGCGACGACGACTACAAATAAAATAATTCCAAGCCACCATTCAGTAAATAGATCAAGGTTGACAGCGTAAAGTAAGACGGTAATTAGTGATAAAATTCCTCCTAAGTAAAGACCATTGTTAGTAGCAGATGATTTTGTTGTTGTTTCCATAATTTTTGTTGATTTTTGTTAAGTTATATTAATAAGACTCAGGCTTCAAAGATAAGTTACATTTTTAATTAAAAAAATAAAATTAATAAACTGTTGTAGTTTTGTAAAAAATATATAAATTTGCAACTCGAAAAATCGAATTTAATAGTTTACGCGATGAAAAAAGATATACACCCAGATAATTACAGAGTAGTAGCATTTAAAGATATGTCAAATGAAGATGTATTTTTAACAAAGTCAACTGCAGACACAAGTGAAACTTTAGAAGTGGACGGTGTAGAATACCCATTAATAAAAATGGAAATCTCTAGAACATCTCACCCGTTTTACACTGGTAAATCTAAATTAATTGATACTGCAGGACGTATTGATAAGTTCAAAACTAAATACGCAAAATTCAAGAAATA from Formosa sp. Hel1_33_131 includes these protein-coding regions:
- a CDS encoding DUF4199 domain-containing protein yields the protein METTTKSSATNNGLYLGGILSLITVLLYAVNLDLFTEWWLGIILFVVVVAFGVISAIKSRTLLNGFISFKDAFTSYFITVLIGSIISTVLGIVIFTFIDPEAATYINEQILVVTKQTMERFGMPQEAMQVALEEAAKNDNFSLGMQFKNFVFGLAFYSLIGLIVALIVKKTDNKEA
- a CDS encoding type B 50S ribosomal protein L31, whose translation is MKKDIHPDNYRVVAFKDMSNEDVFLTKSTADTSETLEVDGVEYPLIKMEISRTSHPFYTGKSKLIDTAGRIDKFKTKYAKFKK